A region from the Aegilops tauschii subsp. strangulata cultivar AL8/78 chromosome 5, Aet v6.0, whole genome shotgun sequence genome encodes:
- the LOC109749111 gene encoding HVA22-like protein i — protein sequence MALSLITRLLTLALGYAYPAYACYKMLEVHPPQIEQLLFWCQYWILMATLTVVERFADWIVSWLPMYGEAKLLLVLYLWHPGTRGAGHVYDGLLRPLVARHEHDIDRGLLELRARARDVTASQLKAAAAVAQAWLVEAARCVSSQLQAARSDRACAAH from the exons ATGGCGTTATCACTCATCACCAGATTGCTAAC CCTGGCTCTGGGGTACGCGTACCCGGCGTACGCTTGCTACAAGATGCTGGAAGTACACCCGCCGCAGATCGAGCAATTGCTTTTCTGGTGCCAGTACTG GATTCTCATGGCGACGCTGACGGTCGTCGAGAGGTTCGCGGACTGGATAGTGTCGTGGCTGCCGATGTACGGTGAGGCGAAGCTGCTGCTCGTCCTCTACCTCTGGCACCCCGGCACACGG GGTGCGGGGCACGTGTACgatggcctcctccgtccgcTGGTGGCGAGGCACGAGCACGACATCGACCGGGGCCTGCTGGAGCTGAGGGCCAGGGCGAGGGACGTGACGGCGTCTCAACTCAAGGCGGCGGCTGCCGTCGCTCAGGCGTGGCTCGTCGAGGCTGCCCGGTGTGTTTCGTCGCAGCTGCAGGCCGCGAGATCAGACCGGGCATGCGCCGCTCATTGA